Below is a genomic region from Spirosoma radiotolerans.
GTTCTGTACGCCAGCAAACGCATAAGGTAATCATTGCAAGAATCCGATGCTAAGCTACATCTGTAGCTTAGCATCGGATTCTTGTTTTAGGTTACGGCAAAAATTTTCGCCAGAAACCGCGACAGCGGTAATAGGCAAAATACCAACATAGCCAGCGGAAAAGACGCGAAAGAAGCCACCCAGGCCGCATTCATGACAATGAGCGATAGCACCCCCGCCCGCACTGCCAGGCCGATATTTCGCCCAACGGGTTCTTTTACAGCCCGCCAGAGTGGCGGAAAAATATAGTAACCAAACAAAAGCAGGAAAGGTAAAGCCGTACCCAACTGTTGTTGCCGTTGAGCCAGAGCCGCTACACAGCCAATGACAAGGGCATACAGGATACCGGCAAACCGTAAGGTAGTGGGACTCCCCCCATGCACCTCCCCCCGACTAATCATGGTAATTGCGGCAATGTAGGCGATCGGTACGATCCCGACCCACGCCCAGGGCAATACCTGATCGGGCAAAATACTGACGCCGAGCAACAGATTCAGTCCCCGACAGAGGCCCATGTTGACTGGACCCAGCCAATTGTGATGTTTACCAAACCGGTCATACACAAGCGATGCCACACTGATTCCAATCGCGAGGAAGCCTGCCGTTTGATTGACTAGAAATGAGCAAACAATACCAATGACCAGCAGCAAAGCCCCCAATAAAGCAGCGGTAGATTTACTGACAATTCCACTCGGAATAGGGCGTTCCGGACGCTCGACGGCATCCAGTTCAGCATCAAAAACATCGTTGAATACGACCCCCCCGCCATATAATCCAACGGTGGCCAAACAAAGCCAGCCCACTGGCGCCGGAGCCGGGTCAAACACCTGAAAATAACCCGCAATAGCCATACCCGCCAGCACATCGGCAACGGCCGTAACCAGGTTAGCCGGGCGGGTAAGGGAGAGAAGCGCTTTGAAATTTTTCAAGGATGAAGGGTGAATGATAAATGATGAACGATAAATGATTTTAGATTCATCATTTGTCATTCTATTTTATGATTGTGGATTCTTTATCAACCCGTGGGGCCTGTCCACCGCGCAGGATTGAGCTGCCATTGAAGCGTTGACTTTGATCGACACCCATTGGCTGGGTGAGTTCGTCGAGGCTAAGCTGCCCGCTTTGGGCAAAAGCCGTGATGGCATTGGTGAAGGTAACCAGCTTAATGGCCTCGTCTGAAATACCCCGCTGTTTCATTAAAGCGGCCGTTTTGGGCACCGCCAGCGGGTCGCTGATGCCCCAGTCGGCGGCTGAGTTGATCATAATCCGCTCCGGGCCATACTGCTTTACAATGTCTACCATCCGCTCATTTCCCATTTTCGTAAACGGATAAATGGTAAAGCCTGCCCAGAAACCCCGGTCCAGTACTTCGCGCACCGTTTCCTCATTATTATGATCGACAATCACCATGCCGGGCGCAATACCGTGCTCGATGGCAATATCCATACTGCGGCTGGTTCCCTGCTTTTTGTCGCGGTGGGGGGTGTGAATCTGAACCGGCAGATTGGCTTCTTTGGCAAGCTCCAGCTGAGCCCGGTAATATTTATCTTCGGCGGGTGTCTGGTCATCGAAGCCAATCTCCCCAACGCCTACCACACCTTCTTTATAGATAAATAAAGGCAGGATTTCCATAACCTGCTCCGCTAATTCTTCCTGATTGGCTTCTTTGGAGTTTAATCCAATGGTGCAATAATGCCGAATACCGAACTGAGAAGCCCTAAACCGCTCCCACCCGACCAGACTGGCGAAATAATCGCGAAACGAATCGATACCTGTCCGGGGCTGACCTAACCAGAAAGCCGGTTCAATTAGGGCCACCACACCCGCATCGGCCATAGCCTGATAATCGTCGGTGGTCCGGGAGGTCATGTGGACGTGCATGTCGAAAAAAGACATGCCACGAATTGAATCCATAAAATCCATAATTGTACTACGTTAAGGCATTAAGCAAGCGTCAATAGCGTTGTAAAGTTCCGCAAAAAATAGCCCCCTTCTGCACGTTTTTTAGCAACATTTAATCCTGATCAACAAACTTCACTCTAGTCTATTCGTTTTATAGATAGAGCTTTTAGGGAGTCATTCTCGCGTTGGCCGTCGGCTTATACAAGTAGTAAGATTCTTTATAAAAACTCGACAATTAACCGTACAACAAATGCAACCATGAAGACGCATCATCAACGTAAAGTAGGAAAGTGGAAACTTGGGGCAGTTTTACTGCTTCTGGGCGTTGGCGGATTGACATCCTGCCGCGAAAATGCGGTCAACGACCTGAGCCCCGCCGATAGTCCAGTTTATATTACAAACTACGACCGCTCGGTTAACTTCGGCCAGTATAAAACGTTTAGTCTGCCCGACTCGGTCATCATTGAGTCGAACGATTCGTATAGCATGACTCAAACGGATGTTTCAGGCCGATTTGTAACGAATGTAGCCAATGCCCTGACAGCAAAGGGATTCCGGCGGGTAAATCGAGGTGAAAACGCCGATTTGGGGGTAGCTATTATTCGGGTCAATAACCAGTATACGGGCGTTGCCTCCGACCCTTATTCGTACTATTCGAACTACTGGGGAGGGGGATTCGGAGGCTTTGGCGGGTATGGCTATTACCCTTATTACCCGAGCTACTACACCTACCAGGTTACGGATCAATACTGGGAAATTCAGATTGTCGATCTGAAAAATCGCCCCGCAACGGGCACCACGGGCTCAACACAAGCCCAGTTAAATGTCATTTATGACGCCACTATCCGCGGCACCGACATCACCGATCAGCAAGCAGTCGACACAGCCGTGACCGCTATTTTTAACCAATCGCCTTATTTGAAGGCCACAGAATAAGCACGTATGAAACCGATCATAGCCTTCGTTGCCCTGATGGCGTTAACAACAACGACCTGGGCACAGTATCAGAACGACAATAAAGGAAACTACAATTTCCCATCGCCTTATCAGGAATATGTAACGTTCAACATTTCGGCCCGGTATGGGGTCGCTTTCCCGATGGGCGGCACTAAAGGGTATATTGATAAGGTATCGCCAACGAATCTAGCGTTGGACGGTGAATGGCTCTTTCCGAAGCGATTCTCCATTGGCCTCAAAACGGGTTACCAATACAACAAGCAGCGTCTTCCTCGTCAGGTCTACGAATATGACAATCAGTCTATTTCGGCAGTGCAAACGCGTACGCTGTCGGTCATTCCGGCCATGGTTTCCCTATCCTATTACTTTGCCGATAATGCCGCAGCCCTCCGGCCGTATGTGCAGTTTGCTGGTGGTGGTGCCTATGTGGATTACACAAACTACTTCGGAACGCTGGCCGATCAATCGCATGGTTTTAAAGGTGCGATTGCACCCGCTGTTGGTGTAAAGTATTATGGCAAGCGTGAACAGGGTTTAGGGGCTGAGATTCAGGCCCAGTACCAGAATGTTTTCTTCAACTATGACCTGTTGAAAAATAACAGCCCTTCGTTGATGCTGTCGGCCGGCATATCGTACCGGTTCTATTAGGTTTTTGGTTTGTAGTTTACGGTTGGCTAACGCATTTGTATTGCCTTCGACCATTCATGGCCTGTGTCCTCACAGGCTATTTTTCGAACCAAACTAATGCTGACGCAAGAATGGCCCGTGGGGACACAGGCCATGGATATGGTAACACTCCGCCGTCATTTAACTACCAACCGTAAACCACAAACTGTAAACCAAGAACCGCCATTACATCAACTCACCAATATGGTCAGGCAAACTACGCCCGGCAGCCCGGCGTTCGGCAGCGTAATCGGCCAGCGTCTGAGCAAGTCGGGCGTTTTTACGATCCTGCAGGCCGGTAATCTGTGTCACATCCTTGTCGGTGAAAAACGCTTTCATGATCAACTGATTCCAGGCCGCTTCACTGAAGTAGTCGGCAGGAAAAGGATTATGAAGCATAATCGCTGACTGAACATCAGCGATGTTGTTGCGGATACCTTCAGTGGCCTGAAACGTCCACGCTTCGGGATAGGCCAGCACGGGCAACGCCGAATAAAGCGCGACCAATTCGTTCAACTCCCCGGCTTTGAATAGTTCACTGATCGTTTTCACATACGTATTCTGATTGTCAGCCGGGAGTTGCAGCAGCCACCAAACCCGCGCCAGCCGATCTAACGTCCAGCCATCAACTGTAAATCCTGGGCGAACCCGTTGCAGCGCAAATTGTATGTCAGCCGGTACATTGATAGGTTGTTTCCCAACGAAACGGGGAATGGCCGTAAACACACGATAAAATACAGCGACTTGCTGCTTCTCATTGAAGGCATCGGCCTGTTGTTTAAGATAGCTTACTGCCTTTTCAGAATTGGGTTGCTGTTCAAGCAAATAGAACAGCGTTTGACTCATTGTAAGAATATTCATGGGACAAAAAATAACAGGAATCCAAGCCGGTTATGACGCACATCCACCCAATCTAATTTAGCGCTTGGCCTTTGGATGGGCCTGATCGTACGTCTTCTTCAACTGTTCCAGGCTGGTATGTGTATAAATCTGCGTGGCGGCTAAACTACTGTGTCCAAGCAAATCTTTAATGGCGTTTAAGTCGGCTCCCCGATTGAGCAGGTGCGTGGCAAAGGAGTGACGCAACACGTGCGGGCTTTTCTTTTCAAGCGTCGTGACCAGCGTCAGGTGCCGGGTCACTATGCGTTGAATCAGCATAGCGTATGCCGGAACGCCCTTGTCACTCACAATCAAATGCACACGATCTGCCTGGCCCAGAAACGTTTCCTCTTTTAGCCGACTGTATTGTTGGATGAGCGCAAACAGAGGGTCGGTCAGGGGAATGATCCGGTGCTTATTCCGCTTGCCCAGCACCGTAATTGTCTTTTCATAGAGGTTTACATCAACTGTTTTCAGGCCCGTTAGCTCACTTAGCCGGATGCCCGTCCCATACAGTAATTCGAGTACCAGTTTATCGCGCACCCCCTCAAAGGTATCGG
It encodes:
- the eboC gene encoding UbiA-like protein EboC (EboC, a homolog the polyprenyltransferase UbiA, belongs to system of proteins involved in the trafficking of precursor metabolites to an extracytoplasmic compartment so that the biosynthesis of certain natural products, such as scytonemin, can be completed.) → MKNFKALLSLTRPANLVTAVADVLAGMAIAGYFQVFDPAPAPVGWLCLATVGLYGGGVVFNDVFDAELDAVERPERPIPSGIVSKSTAALLGALLLVIGIVCSFLVNQTAGFLAIGISVASLVYDRFGKHHNWLGPVNMGLCRGLNLLLGVSILPDQVLPWAWVGIVPIAYIAAITMISRGEVHGGSPTTLRFAGILYALVIGCVAALAQRQQQLGTALPFLLLFGYYIFPPLWRAVKEPVGRNIGLAVRAGVLSLIVMNAAWVASFASFPLAMLVFCLLPLSRFLAKIFAVT
- a CDS encoding porin family protein: MKPIIAFVALMALTTTTWAQYQNDNKGNYNFPSPYQEYVTFNISARYGVAFPMGGTKGYIDKVSPTNLALDGEWLFPKRFSIGLKTGYQYNKQRLPRQVYEYDNQSISAVQTRTLSVIPAMVSLSYYFADNAAALRPYVQFAGGGAYVDYTNYFGTLADQSHGFKGAIAPAVGVKYYGKREQGLGAEIQAQYQNVFFNYDLLKNNSPSLMLSAGISYRFY
- a CDS encoding tyrosine-type recombinase/integrase; translated protein: MDQTQLGQDFLQHIRFEKRLSHHTLTAYTKDLEQFCTFLLTECNIGQPELADFRHVRSWIVSLVEGKTDKSSVNRKIATLRAFFGFLLRRKVIDFDPMSKIQALKTSKKLPQYVEEKPMDMLLSDVDFPDTFEGVRDKLVLELLYGTGIRLSELTGLKTVDVNLYEKTITVLGKRNKHRIIPLTDPLFALIQQYSRLKEETFLGQADRVHLIVSDKGVPAYAMLIQRIVTRHLTLVTTLEKKSPHVLRHSFATHLLNRGADLNAIKDLLGHSSLAATQIYTHTSLEQLKKTYDQAHPKAKR
- a CDS encoding DUF4136 domain-containing protein, whose protein sequence is MKTHHQRKVGKWKLGAVLLLLGVGGLTSCRENAVNDLSPADSPVYITNYDRSVNFGQYKTFSLPDSVIIESNDSYSMTQTDVSGRFVTNVANALTAKGFRRVNRGENADLGVAIIRVNNQYTGVASDPYSYYSNYWGGGFGGFGGYGYYPYYPSYYTYQVTDQYWEIQIVDLKNRPATGTTGSTQAQLNVIYDATIRGTDITDQQAVDTAVTAIFNQSPYLKATE
- a CDS encoding EboA domain-containing protein, giving the protein MNILTMSQTLFYLLEQQPNSEKAVSYLKQQADAFNEKQQVAVFYRVFTAIPRFVGKQPINVPADIQFALQRVRPGFTVDGWTLDRLARVWWLLQLPADNQNTYVKTISELFKAGELNELVALYSALPVLAYPEAWTFQATEGIRNNIADVQSAIMLHNPFPADYFSEAAWNQLIMKAFFTDKDVTQITGLQDRKNARLAQTLADYAAERRAAGRSLPDHIGELM
- a CDS encoding TatD family hydrolase; this encodes MDFMDSIRGMSFFDMHVHMTSRTTDDYQAMADAGVVALIEPAFWLGQPRTGIDSFRDYFASLVGWERFRASQFGIRHYCTIGLNSKEANQEELAEQVMEILPLFIYKEGVVGVGEIGFDDQTPAEDKYYRAQLELAKEANLPVQIHTPHRDKKQGTSRSMDIAIEHGIAPGMVIVDHNNEETVREVLDRGFWAGFTIYPFTKMGNERMVDIVKQYGPERIMINSAADWGISDPLAVPKTAALMKQRGISDEAIKLVTFTNAITAFAQSGQLSLDELTQPMGVDQSQRFNGSSILRGGQAPRVDKESTIIK